DNA from Flavobacterium aestivum:
GAGAGTTGTGGCTTCACCACAAAATAAAATGACCCTTCTAGGTCTGATTTCTCATTCATTATATTAAAAAAATGATACATAAAATCATTAATTTTTCAGTAAATAACAAACTGATTACAGGAGTTCTGTTATCCATATTTATTATGTTTGGTGTCTATTCATTCACACAATTAAGTGTAGATGCATTGCCGGATGTGACTAATAATCAGGTGCAAGTGATAACGACTGCGCCAAATCTTGCTACTCAAGAAGTAGAACAATTTATAACTTATCCATTAGAAACGGAATTTAAATCATTGTCGGATATGGTTGAATTACGAAGCACAAGTCGTTCAGGTTTGTCAGTAATTACAATTGTGTTCAAAGACAATGTACCCGTAAATATTGCTCGCCAACGTGTTGATGAAAAAATACAAATGGCTGCGGATAATATTCCGAAACAATATGGCATGCCCGAATTATTGCCTCCAACAACCGGACTTGGAGAAATTTTTCAATACGTATTGGTTCCTGAAAAAGGATACGAAGACAAATACAATCTAACTGAACTAAGAACAATACAAGATTGGATTGTTAGACGCCAATTGTTAGGAACTGTTGGAGTTGTCGATGTAAGTAGTTTTGGTGGAAAGCTAAAACAATATGAGGTTTCGGTAAAGCCAGAACGTTTGGCTGCCAATAATCTTACGCTTATAGATGTATTTGATGCTTTACAAAGCAACAACGAAAACACGGGAGGCAGTTACATCGATAAAGGTCCCAATATCTATTTTATTCGCGGAGAAGGACTGATTCAGAATATTGATGATATTAACAATGTTGTAGTAAAGAACAGTTCGGGAGTTCCTATTTTGATAAAAGACATTGCCGAAGTTAAATTTGGATTTGCACCTCGTTATGGAGCAATGACCAGAAACGGAAAAGGCGAAACGGTTGGTGGTGTTGTTTTGATGCAAAAAGGGGAAAATGCCGTTAGAGTGATCGAACGGGTAAAAGAAAGAATACAGTCAATAGAAAAAGCATTGCCAAAAGGTGTAAAAATTGATGTTTTTGTAGACAGAACCAAACTTATTGAGAAAACAGTTAGCACCGTTTCTACCAATTTAATGGAAGGAGCATTGATTGTAGTTTTAGTTTTAGTATTGTTTTTAGGTAGTTTGCGAGCAGGTTTAATTGTGGCTTCAGTTATTCCTTTGGCTATGCTTTTCGCCATAATCATAATGAATCTCTTTGGGTTGAGTGCGAATTTGATGAGTATGGGAGCTTTAGATTTTGGATTAATAGTAGATGGAGCCGTAATTGTAGTCGAAGCCACTTTGCATATTTTTTCTAAACACTATAAGAACAATGTTCTTTCTCAAAACAAAATGGACCATGAAGTAATAAAAAGTTCATCAAAAATTATGAGTAGTGCCATTTTTGGACAAATCATAATCTTGATTGTTTATATTCCTTTGTTTGTGTTAAGTGGTGTAGAGGGCAAAATGTTTATGCCAATGGCACAAACGGTAAGTTTTGCAATCCTTGGTGCATTACTGCTTTCGCTTACTTACGTTCCTTGGGCCAGCAGTATATTTTTAAGCAAAAAGGTGAGTGAAGGACCTAATTTTACGGACAGATTTATCAATAAATTAAACAATTGGTATCAACCAATTTTGGTAATTGCGCTAGAAAAGAAAAAAGCGGTTATCGGGATTGCAGTTTCTTTATTCATACTCTCATTATTCATTTTTAATTCATTGGGAGGCGAATTTATTCCTGAATTAGACGAAGGTGATTTTGCCATGAATTACACCATTAGACAGGGAAGTAGTTTGCCACAAAGTATTCAGGTTGGTACACAATTAGAAAAATTGGCACTTGAATTTCCAGAAGTAAAAGAAGTAGTTAGTAAAATAGGTACCAGCGAAATTCCAACAGACCCAATGCCGATAGAAAGTGCTGATATAATCATGGTTCTGAAAGATAAAAAGGATTGGACAACAGCCGACAATAAAGAAGAGTTGGCCGAGAAAATGAACGAAAAATTAAGTCAAATTCCAGGTTGTAATTTATCGTTTGAACAACCTATACAAATGCGATTTAATGAATTGATTGCGGGGGTAAAATCGGATATTGCCATAAAAATATTTGGTGATAATTTGGATAAATTATTTTCGGAAGCAAATAAAGCTGTCCCCATTATCCGTGGAATTGATGGTTTGACTGATATAAAGGTTGAACAAGTGACAGGAATGCCACAATTGGTCGTAAAATACAACCGAAACAAAATAGCACAATATGGTTTGAATATTGCCGAAGTAAATCGGATTTTAAATACCGCTTATGCTGGAGGAACAACAGGAGTAGTGTATGAAGGGGAACGCAAATTTGATTTGGTAGTTCGTATTCCTAAAAATAGCGATACGGATATTGATGCTTTAAAATCATTATTGATTCCAACACCACGAGGAAATCAAATTCCGTTGAATGAAGTAGCGGAAATCGCTTTTAAAACCGCACCATCACAAATAAGTCGTGAAGAAGCACAACGAAGAATTGTGATTGAAGCCAATGTACGTGGGCGAGATGTAGAAAGTGTAGTTTTGGAAATTCAAAAGAAATTGGATGCAAAACTAAAACTACCCGAAGGTTATTTTATAAAATATGGTGGGCAATTTCAAAATCTTCAAGAAGCTAAAGGAAGATTGTTATTAGCAGTTCCTGTAGCGCTTTTGCTCATTTTCTTTTTACTCTTTTTGTCGTTCCGTTCACTCAAGGAAGCAACAATAATTTTCTCGGCAATTCCTTTGGCCTCAATTGGTGGTGTTATTGCTTTATGGGTTAGGGGAATGAACTTCAGTATTTCGGCAGGAGTTGGTTTTATAGCCCTTTTTGGTGTAGCTGTTCTTAACGGTATTGTGTTAATCAGCTATTACAATCAATTAAGAGACGAAGGAGAAGAGGATTTACTGCAACGCATTTATAAAGGAAGCAGCGCCAGATTAAGACCTATTTTGGCGACAGCCACAGTAGCTTCATTAGGTTTCTTGCCTATGGCTTTGAGCACAAGTGCAGGTTCTGAAGTTCAAAAACCCTTAGCAACTGTAGTAATTGGAGGATTATTGACTTCAACATTGTTGACTCTATTTGTTTTACCTGTTCTATATTATTTAGTTATGAGGGTGAAAAGGGCTGTAGGCAGTAAGCAGTAGGCAGTTGGCGAAACCCGAAATGTAAAAAAAACAAAAGTCAATATTCAAATGACAGATAATTAATGACGAAATAATTTAAAATATTGTAAATAAGTGTTTTAAATTTCAAAGAATCAACAGTACAAATATTAAATGATGAAAAACTTAAATAATAAAAACATAAAGGAAAATTGTAGAGAGCAGATTTTATTTTTTGCCCTTTGCCGTTTGAATTCAATTGCCTTTTGCCTTTTGCTCTTTGCCTTTTGTCCTTCGATAAATGCGCAGACTTTTACTTTGCAAAACGCATTGGATTTGGCTACCAAAAACTACCCAACGATGCAACAGGCAACTTTGCAAACGGAGCAACAACAGGCATTAACAAAAACAGCTACTATTCTGGATCCATTTAATATCAATAGTAATTTGGGGCAAATAAACAGTAAATTGTTTGATTATAATGTGGGAGTGGCCCAAGGGTTTAAATTATCGAATAAAGCGGATAGAAATCTTTTGAACCAAAATGTAAACGTAGCAAAATCCTTTGAAGCGGTTACCAAAAGCGAATTGATTAAGAACGTTTCAAGTGCTTATTTCTTTTGGATTTATAATGTGCAGCAGTATAATTTGTTACTTGAAATAGATACAATTTTTGCTGAATATGAAAAGTATGCTGACAAGAAATTTCAAGTGGGAGAGAGCAATAAACTCGAAAAAATCAGCTCTGCCTTACAGCGTAAAGATTTAAAAATGCAATTGGCAGAGGCCAACACTCAAGTGTCATTTTATTTGACAGAATTGCAAAAATGGACAAGAAACAGCACCAATTATCAAGCTCCAACAAAATATGAAGCATTGCCGGAAATTAATTTAAGCGATAGTACATTGGTTAAAAACCATCCGATTTTACAGCTTTTGCAACAGCAAATTATTGCAAAAGAGTTAGCTATAAAATCAGAAAAAGCTAAGGCAAATCCATCATTCAATTTGGGAGTTAATGCGCAAAGTTTAGACAAGGAAAATCCGTTTTATTTTGGGAGCGTAGGTGTTAATATTCCATTATTCAGAAATGGAATTCAGGCAAAAACACAAGTGGCTAAATTAGAAACCGAAATTGCTAAAAAAGAATTGGAGAAATCGCAACAGGAATTGGCAACTATTTATTTGCAGCAATATCAGCTTCAAAAACAATATTTGGAACAACTCAATTATTATAAAACAGAGGGAATTCCTATGGCGGAAACCATTGTCAATTCGGCACAGCGGCTATACAAATCAGGAGATATTGGTTATATTGAATATACCCAAAACCTGAAAGATGCTAACAAAATTAAAAATGATTATTTGACGGTAATGAACAATTACAATCAAACGATAATCAATATTCAATATTTATTAAATAAATAAAATACATCGATGAAAAATTATATAACAATCATACTCTTTTTATTTCTTGGTTTAACCTCTTGCAAAAATAATTCAAGTGAAGAGGCTTCTACAAACGATTCAAAGGAGGCAGTAGAAAAATCTGTGGTAACTTTTACAGATGAACAAATAAAAGCCATCGATTTACAGTTGGGTAATTTTGAAAACAAAAACCTGACTACAACACTAAAAATTAACGGTAAATTATCGCTGCCGCCACAGTATCAAGCACAAGTAAGCATCTTGACGGGTGGAGTTGTAAAAAATATTTTGGTTCAGGAAGGGGAGTTTGTATCGGCTGGAAAAACCTTGGCAACTATTGTAAATACTGAAGTGATACAACTACAACAGGATTATTTAGAAAATAATGCCAATCTTAATTATTTGGAAAAAGAATACCAACGCCAAAAAGAGTTAAGAGATGATAATATCAATGCAGGTAAAACCTATCAGCAAGCACAAAGGGAGCTGCAAATTGCACAGGCCAAAAAAGAAACATTGCGCTCTAAATTGACTCAATTGGGCATCAACGCAAGTAAGCTAACATCAAAAAATATTGCTTCAAGTATTGCAATTTCGGCACCAATAAGCGGATATGTTCAGCATATTAATTTAAGTATGGGAAAATATGCTGATGCTAATGCGGTACTGTTTGAAATTATTGATAACCGATTTTTACATTTGGATTTGAAAGTATTTGAGAAAGATATCCACAAAATAAAAATAGGGCAGTCAATTACATTTAGTGACGCAAATGACGTTTCTCATACACATCCTGCCAAAATCTATGCTATCAACAAAGCATTCGAACCTAACGAGCAAGCGGTATTGGTACATGCCAAAATAAACGAAACTACCGAGACTCTCTTGCCGGGAATGTATGTAGAGGCGCGAGTAAAAATTGATAATAATAACACAACAGCCTTGCCAACAGAAGCTATAGTGAATAATGGTAACGATCATTTTATTTTTATTTCAACAGGGAAAAATACGTTTAAAGAAATAAAAGTGAATACTGGTACCACAGATTTGGGCTTTACAGAAGTTAAGACAATTGATAAAGTTCCAGCCGATGCCAAAGTGGTAATCAAAGGGGCTTATTATTTATTGTCTGAATTAACAAAAGGAAGTGGAGAAGAGTAAAACAACTTGATTTACAGTGGTTACTATTGGATATATGCTTAATTTTGATATAAATTAATATAATGGATACTACTTTTAAAAATACTAAAAATAGTAAATTGAATAAGCCAAATGGTTGTTGTTCCAGTCACAGTGAGGATTTACATTCCGATGATGATGGACATAGCCATGACCATGATCATTCACATGAACATGGTACTGGCAGTAAATTTCAAATGTTTTTTCCAGCGGTAGTTTCCTTTTGTTTGCTGCTGATCGGTATTGCTTTTGATCATTATTTTCCTCAAACATGGTTTACGGGTTGGGTTCGAATTGCGTGGTATAGTATTGCTTACATTCCTGTTGGTTTTCCTGTTCTGAAAGAAGCGTTTGAAAGTTTTAGAAAAGGAAGCTTATTTTCGGAGTTTTTTTTGATGTCAATCGCGACTATCGGTGCATTTGGTATTGGGCAGTTTCCCGAAGGTGTAGCGGTCATGTTGTTTTATAGTATTGGAGAGATATTTCAAGGTCTGGCCGTTCAAAGAGCCAAGTCGAACATTAAATTATTATTGGATCAAAGACCGGATTCGGCTACCGTTTTGGAGGGAAATAAAACCGTTCTGAAAAAGGCATCCGAAATTGCTATTGGAACAATCATTCAATTAAAACCAGGCGAGAAATTAGCCCTGGATGGAAAATTACTATCTGAAAGTGCTACTTTTAATACTGCGGCTCTAACTGGTGAAAGTAAGCCAGATACAAAAAAAAAGAATGAAACTGTTTTGGCAGGAATGATTAATCTAAATACTGTTGCTGATGTCGAAGTTACTACAGCTTATACCGATAGTAAACTTTCTAAAATCCTAAAAATGGTGCAGGAAGCAACAGCCAAAAAAGCACCAACCGAATTGTTTATCCGAAAGTTTGCTAAAATATATACGCCAATCGTAGTGTATCTAGCAATGGCAATTTGTTTGCTGCCTATGTTTTTCGTTTCTAATTATGTGTTTAGTCATTGGTTGTATCGAGCATTGGT
Protein-coding regions in this window:
- a CDS encoding TolC family protein yields the protein MMKNLNNKNIKENCREQILFFALCRLNSIAFCLLLFAFCPSINAQTFTLQNALDLATKNYPTMQQATLQTEQQQALTKTATILDPFNINSNLGQINSKLFDYNVGVAQGFKLSNKADRNLLNQNVNVAKSFEAVTKSELIKNVSSAYFFWIYNVQQYNLLLEIDTIFAEYEKYADKKFQVGESNKLEKISSALQRKDLKMQLAEANTQVSFYLTELQKWTRNSTNYQAPTKYEALPEINLSDSTLVKNHPILQLLQQQIIAKELAIKSEKAKANPSFNLGVNAQSLDKENPFYFGSVGVNIPLFRNGIQAKTQVAKLETEIAKKELEKSQQELATIYLQQYQLQKQYLEQLNYYKTEGIPMAETIVNSAQRLYKSGDIGYIEYTQNLKDANKIKNDYLTVMNNYNQTIINIQYLLNK
- a CDS encoding efflux RND transporter periplasmic adaptor subunit yields the protein MKNYITIILFLFLGLTSCKNNSSEEASTNDSKEAVEKSVVTFTDEQIKAIDLQLGNFENKNLTTTLKINGKLSLPPQYQAQVSILTGGVVKNILVQEGEFVSAGKTLATIVNTEVIQLQQDYLENNANLNYLEKEYQRQKELRDDNINAGKTYQQAQRELQIAQAKKETLRSKLTQLGINASKLTSKNIASSIAISAPISGYVQHINLSMGKYADANAVLFEIIDNRFLHLDLKVFEKDIHKIKIGQSITFSDANDVSHTHPAKIYAINKAFEPNEQAVLVHAKINETTETLLPGMYVEARVKIDNNNTTALPTEAIVNNGNDHFIFISTGKNTFKEIKVNTGTTDLGFTEVKTIDKVPADAKVVIKGAYYLLSELTKGSGEE
- a CDS encoding efflux RND transporter permease subunit translates to MIHKIINFSVNNKLITGVLLSIFIMFGVYSFTQLSVDALPDVTNNQVQVITTAPNLATQEVEQFITYPLETEFKSLSDMVELRSTSRSGLSVITIVFKDNVPVNIARQRVDEKIQMAADNIPKQYGMPELLPPTTGLGEIFQYVLVPEKGYEDKYNLTELRTIQDWIVRRQLLGTVGVVDVSSFGGKLKQYEVSVKPERLAANNLTLIDVFDALQSNNENTGGSYIDKGPNIYFIRGEGLIQNIDDINNVVVKNSSGVPILIKDIAEVKFGFAPRYGAMTRNGKGETVGGVVLMQKGENAVRVIERVKERIQSIEKALPKGVKIDVFVDRTKLIEKTVSTVSTNLMEGALIVVLVLVLFLGSLRAGLIVASVIPLAMLFAIIIMNLFGLSANLMSMGALDFGLIVDGAVIVVEATLHIFSKHYKNNVLSQNKMDHEVIKSSSKIMSSAIFGQIIILIVYIPLFVLSGVEGKMFMPMAQTVSFAILGALLLSLTYVPWASSIFLSKKVSEGPNFTDRFINKLNNWYQPILVIALEKKKAVIGIAVSLFILSLFIFNSLGGEFIPELDEGDFAMNYTIRQGSSLPQSIQVGTQLEKLALEFPEVKEVVSKIGTSEIPTDPMPIESADIIMVLKDKKDWTTADNKEELAEKMNEKLSQIPGCNLSFEQPIQMRFNELIAGVKSDIAIKIFGDNLDKLFSEANKAVPIIRGIDGLTDIKVEQVTGMPQLVVKYNRNKIAQYGLNIAEVNRILNTAYAGGTTGVVYEGERKFDLVVRIPKNSDTDIDALKSLLIPTPRGNQIPLNEVAEIAFKTAPSQISREEAQRRIVIEANVRGRDVESVVLEIQKKLDAKLKLPEGYFIKYGGQFQNLQEAKGRLLLAVPVALLLIFFLLFLSFRSLKEATIIFSAIPLASIGGVIALWVRGMNFSISAGVGFIALFGVAVLNGIVLISYYNQLRDEGEEDLLQRIYKGSSARLRPILATATVASLGFLPMALSTSAGSEVQKPLATVVIGGLLTSTLLTLFVLPVLYYLVMRVKRAVGSKQ